The Amycolatopsis coloradensis sequence CGGACCGGGCGGCCACCGGCCAGCAGGGGCGCGACCAGGGCTGCCCCGACCACGGGCTCCAGCACGGCTCGCACCACTCCGCCGCCGTCACCGAGGAAGACGACGTCCGGCGAGAGGACGTCGAGCAGTGCTTGCAGGTCACCCGTCCGGACGGCGCGGTGGAACGCGTCGAGCACATCCTCGGTCTCGCCGGGCGACGCGGCACCACGCGGCCTCCGCGCGGCGACGTGCGCCCGCGCCCGGTGGGCGATTCGGTGGACCGCGGCCAGGGTCTTGCCGACGGCTTCGGCGATCTCGCCGTAGGGCACGTCGAACACCTCGCGCAGCACGAACACCGCGCGTTCGGTCGGGGTGAGGGTCTCCAGGACCAGCAGCATGGCCATCGAGACGCTGTCGGCCAGTTCGACGTCGTCGGCCACGTCGGGGCTGGTCAGCAAGGGTTCGGGCAGCCACGGACCGACGTAGGACTCCTTGCGCCTGCCGAGCGTGCGCAGTCTCCCGAGCGCCTGCCGGGTGGTGATGCGGACCAGGTACGCCCGTGGGTTCTCCACGGTGCCGAGATCGACGCCCGACCACCGCAGCCAGGTCTCCTGGAGCACGTCTTCCGCGTCCGCGGCCGAGCCGAGCATCTCGTAGGCGACGG is a genomic window containing:
- a CDS encoding RNA polymerase sigma-70 factor codes for the protein MSDTATEAFVAHRNLLFTVAYEMLGSAADAEDVLQETWLRWSGVDLGTVENPRAYLVRITTRQALGRLRTLGRRKESYVGPWLPEPLLTSPDVADDVELADSVSMAMLLVLETLTPTERAVFVLREVFDVPYGEIAEAVGKTLAAVHRIAHRARAHVAARRPRGAASPGETEDVLDAFHRAVRTGDLQALLDVLSPDVVFLGDGGGVVRAVLEPVVGAALVAPLLAGGRPVRDDAATMRTAQVNGHPALILRLGDEVDTVVALRVEHGLITGLYAVRNPEKLSRMDQETALRR